TTTAACATGGCCAGATCCAGGCTGCTGTTCTCGCTATCGACAATCAGTACCATGACTAAGAACTCCTGCATAATGGTTTGACTGATATCAAGTATGTTAAAGCTGTTCGCGGCCAGTATGCCGGTGACTCCGGCAATGATACCCACCCGGTCGGGGCCGATGACGGTAATAATAATTCGTTTGCCCGGGTTTTCATCATTTTTCAGGTATTTCATCAACATCTCTCCCTACATGTTTTATCAAATTCCAAGGGGAGTGTCGCAAAACTACTTTCTTGGAGTAGTGAGCGATGCTCCCTTTCCTGGATTCGGCCAATTATTCCGGTAATAATCCGGTATCTTTACCAAGAGCCGCCGCACTATGAACTATTTAGCCCGTTGTGCAACAGTCCCTCCCATTTTTACCTCAGGTGGGGCGGAATCCCCATCTGAAGCACTGATGTTCAGCTTTAGCTGAACGAGTTCAGTTTGCCGGCAAGCTTAATGACAAATGGCGACAGCCCGCACGGGTGCGCCATCCGCGGCCTTTATTTTGAGCGGAAAGCAGCTCAGCGTAAATAAGCGGCCTGTTAAACCGGCCAGGTTGGTTAAATTTTCAATGATCACTATATTTTTCTGTAACAGTGTTTTATGGATAATGAAGTCCGCGGTATCCGGCCGGTCGATAGAGATGGCATCGGTACCCACACCCTTGATTCCCCGGCTTGCCAGATAACGAGCCGCTTCAAGGGATGGTACGGGAAAACCCTTAAAAAAAGCGGGCTTACCCCATTTATGATACCATCCGGTGTAAAAAATAACAAAATCGATACTTGTATCCGGTGGCAAATGAATAAAATCGATAGATATCTCCGGCCCTTGGACCCGGGATACATCAAGTACCGCGGCTGTGCCGTAAAAATGTGCCGGTGGCAGGCTATCCAGAGTAATGCCGTCCGTTAATATATGAGCCGGGCCGTCTATATGGGTTCCGGTATGGGAGTACATCGTGAGCGATTTTTCCCTGAAGCCGTTTTGGGCTATGCTGCGTGGCTCGGTAATCCGAGGTGGTTCGGTGCCCGGGTATACGGGCATATCCGGGGCGATGGGATGGGTCAGGTCTATAAATTGCATAGAATACACCTTCCTTGTGTCGTTATCATGATCATAGCTCGTTTTATACGTCGATCCGCTTGGCAAGCATATTGAATACATGTGCTGTTATGATGATGCTAGCTTGTATCATATTTCGCCCGGTACGACGGATATTCCTTGCCGGGGATAAAGTGTTTTTATTTTTAGTCAAATGCGGGGGGCATCCTTGCCAAACCATTGTTTTTTAAAAGCTTACATGGTCATGTCAATGAAAAATAAATCACAAGACCATAATATTTTTAAATAACAAGCTATTCGCAGCTATGGCGTTTTAATTAAGCTGAAAGGCCGTTTGCCGGCTTGCCCGGTCAATAAACCTGTTATATAATATTTAAGATATATTATTAAGATTAATTGAATACTTGTTTCTCTCCACGGGTTAGGCAAACCTGGTAAAAGCCAGGGACGCCAAAGTTACGGATCTAAGGGTATATCATTACCTACGATGGCCGGGCTGTAACGGTATCGACTGCTGGGGGGGGTAGTCTTTTTTTTGGGCTGCCCCCCCCTTATTTTTATCTTTTTTGGAGGGGGTGTTTAAAACGGTGTATTATAAGGATCTTATAAAAATTAATCTATGTAAACCTCGTTAGTTAAGTAAGTTATGCGGGTTAGTTGCTAAAATATCACATAAAGGGAGATGATTATGCACACAGATAATCAAGTTATATTTGCTACCGCTGTTTTTCTGGTCACTTATGCCATTATCGTATCCGAAAAGATTCACCGGGCTGTGGCTGCTTTTTGCGGTGCGGCATTAGTTATCATAGCGGGTATTGTCAGCGAAAAGCAAGCCGTTCACTTTGTGGATTTTAATACCATCGGACTTTTGGTAGGCATGATGATTATTGTCGGCATTACCAGGCAAACCGGAGTATTTGAATACCTGGCCGTCAAGGCTGCTAAAAAGGCCAAGGGTGAACCGGTGCATATTATGGCCGCTATGGGTTTAATTACTGCCGTGTTATCGGCTCTTTTGGATAACGTGACCACTGTGCTGCTCATTGTTCCGGTAACCTTTGCCATAGCCCGGCAGCTTCAGGTTAATGTTGTACCCTTTTTGATTGTGGAAATACTGGCATCCAATATTGGCGGTACGGCTACTTTAATTGGAGACCCACCCAACATAATGATAGGCAGTGCTACCGGTCTGGGTTTTATGGACTTTGCCGTTAATCTGGCTCCCGTAGTGGTGGTTGTTTATATTATTACTTTATTTATCTTGAAATTGATATACAGAAAGCAAATCTTTACCGAGCCTGAGCTAATGCAAAATATCATGAATATGGATGAAAAGGCTGAGATTAAAGATCCTGCTTTGCTAAAAAAATGTGTGACTGTGCTGGGTTTAACTATTATTGGTTTTGTTTTGCATCAGTTTGTGCATTTGGAGAGTTCGGTAATCGCTATGACCGGGGCCGCGCTTTTGCTGCTGGTGACACGTATGGATCCCGAGCATGCTTTTCATGCGGTGGAGTGGCCGGTTATTTTCTTCTTTATCGGGCTTTTTGTAGTGGTAGGCGCTTTGGAAGAAGTAGGCGTTATTGAAGCTATTGCCAGGTTGGCGCTCGATGTAACGGGTGGGGAACTGTTGCCCGCCGGTATTTTAATTTTGTGGCTGTCAGCTATCGCCTCGGCCTTTGTGGATAATATTCCCTTTGTGGCCACCATGATTCCGCTGATTCAGGATATGGGCCGCCTGGGCGGTATCCAGGACTTGAATTTCCTGTGGTGGTCCCTGTCTCTGGGTGCTTGCCTTGGGGGTAACGGTACTATTATCGGTGCTTCGGCCAATGTGGTGGTTATAGGTATGGCGGAAAAAAGAGGATCACACATAACTTTTATGACGTTTTTTAAGGTGGCCTTTCCGTTGATGATTCTTTCCATTGTTGTTTCAATGCTGTATCTGTTTGCCTGGTATATGTTGCATACCACAATGGCTATGCTGGCTACTTTGGCCTTTGGCTTAGTTCTGGTGCCGGTGCTTGGCCGGTTGGGGAAAGATAAAACTTCCGCCGGCGTGCCGTATTCTGATGCTAAATTGTTTAAGAAGTAATGTCTGTAAAATACTTGATTTAATGTGCGGGTATTGCGAACTGGACGAGGTATGTTACTTCTAGTATAATGTAAACAGGCAGGGTTTGTGGGGGATAGTCTCCCTGCACAGACCCTGCTTATTTTATTAGTTCTTTTGCTGCCGGCCTATGTGGCTGCCTTTACATTGACTCTGCTGCAGCAAAGAGAGGACGCTATCAGTCGGCTAGAATTTATGAAGTTAAGAAGGTGTAAAAATGCAGGACAGATTCCAACGGCAAATTAATTATCTGCGCATTTCGGTGACCGACCGGTGCAACCTGCGCTGTGTCTACTGTATGCCGGCCAGGGGAGTTCAAAACATACCCCACAGGGAAATATTGACTATAGAAGAAATCGCCGCCGTTGTTAATGCCGGTGTGCTGGCAGGTATCAGAAAAGTGCGTCTTACCGGCGGGGAGCCGCTGGTGCGCCGTGGTATTTTGGATTTGATTAAACAACTGAGTAATATTCCTGAAATAGATGATATTGCATTGACGACCAACGGAATTTTACTGGGCGATATGGCGATTGATTTAAAGGCGGCGGGATTAAAACGGGTCAATGTAAGCCTGGATACCTTGAAACCGGCGCGTTTTCATCGTATTACCCGGGGCGGCCGACTTAATCTGGTGCGCAGCGGTATCGACACCTCCTTAAAAAACGGTCTTGAGCCGGTCAAGATAAATACCGTGGCTATCCGGGGTTTTAATGACGATGAGATAGTGGATCTGGCTAAACTTACTTTGGACAGGCCCCTGCATGTCCGGTTTATTGAATTAATGCCCATCGGTACTTCCGATGCCTGGTCCCGGGGAAAGTTTATTTCCAGTCAAGAAGTCAGGGAATTAATCACCGGAGCGCTGGGTAATTTGATAGATGAGGAGAAAATTCCGGGCAGTGGCCCGGCTCGCTACAGCCGTTTGCCCGGAGCCGAGGGTACTGTCGGCTTTATTTCGGCGTTGAGCAATCATTTTTGTGCTACCTGCAACCGGCTGCGCCTGACAGCTACCGGGCAACTGCGGCCCTGTTTGTTCAGCCGGCAAGAAATCGACTTGAAACAAGCGCTGCGAGCCGGTGCCGGCCCTGGTGAACTGGCCCGTGTTTTCCAGGAGGCTGTTATGGCCAAGCCCGACGCTCATGACCTGGCGTCCGGCTGGCAGAAGGACGATCGCATCATGTCTCAAATCGGAGGTTGATTATATTTATGAACGATAATGGTTATCGGGGTTTGAATCATTTCGACAGCAGCGGCGCTGCCCGGATGGTGGACATCAGCAGCAAGGATGACACCGTGCGTGTGGCAGTGGCCCGGGGCGAGGTACTCATGCAGCCCGCCACGCTGGAGCTGATTGACCGGGGCGGGGTGGCTAAAGGTGATGTGCTGGGCGTGGCCCGGGTGGCCGGGAT
This genomic interval from Desulfoscipio sp. XC116 contains the following:
- a CDS encoding ACT domain-containing protein, which gives rise to MLMKYLKNDENPGKRIIITVIGPDRVGIIAGVTGILAANSFNILDISQTIMQEFLVMVLIVDSENSSLDLAMLKDRLAAKGTELGVRIDAQHEDAFKFMHRL
- a CDS encoding cyclase family protein, whose amino-acid sequence is MQFIDLTHPIAPDMPVYPGTEPPRITEPRSIAQNGFREKSLTMYSHTGTHIDGPAHILTDGITLDSLPPAHFYGTAAVLDVSRVQGPEISIDFIHLPPDTSIDFVIFYTGWYHKWGKPAFFKGFPVPSLEAARYLASRGIKGVGTDAISIDRPDTADFIIHKTLLQKNIVIIENLTNLAGLTGRLFTLSCFPLKIKAADGAPVRAVAICH
- a CDS encoding ArsB/NhaD family transporter; this encodes MHTDNQVIFATAVFLVTYAIIVSEKIHRAVAAFCGAALVIIAGIVSEKQAVHFVDFNTIGLLVGMMIIVGITRQTGVFEYLAVKAAKKAKGEPVHIMAAMGLITAVLSALLDNVTTVLLIVPVTFAIARQLQVNVVPFLIVEILASNIGGTATLIGDPPNIMIGSATGLGFMDFAVNLAPVVVVVYIITLFILKLIYRKQIFTEPELMQNIMNMDEKAEIKDPALLKKCVTVLGLTIIGFVLHQFVHLESSVIAMTGAALLLLVTRMDPEHAFHAVEWPVIFFFIGLFVVVGALEEVGVIEAIARLALDVTGGELLPAGILILWLSAIASAFVDNIPFVATMIPLIQDMGRLGGIQDLNFLWWSLSLGACLGGNGTIIGASANVVVIGMAEKRGSHITFMTFFKVAFPLMILSIVVSMLYLFAWYMLHTTMAMLATLAFGLVLVPVLGRLGKDKTSAGVPYSDAKLFKK
- the moaA gene encoding GTP 3',8-cyclase MoaA, translated to MQDRFQRQINYLRISVTDRCNLRCVYCMPARGVQNIPHREILTIEEIAAVVNAGVLAGIRKVRLTGGEPLVRRGILDLIKQLSNIPEIDDIALTTNGILLGDMAIDLKAAGLKRVNVSLDTLKPARFHRITRGGRLNLVRSGIDTSLKNGLEPVKINTVAIRGFNDDEIVDLAKLTLDRPLHVRFIELMPIGTSDAWSRGKFISSQEVRELITGALGNLIDEEKIPGSGPARYSRLPGAEGTVGFISALSNHFCATCNRLRLTATGQLRPCLFSRQEIDLKQALRAGAGPGELARVFQEAVMAKPDAHDLASGWQKDDRIMSQIGG